One window from the genome of Pseudomonadota bacterium encodes:
- a CDS encoding trypsin-like peptidase domain-containing protein, producing the protein MKCFGINILIIVIISMFCSPVSAKSNVKEAVVKIYTVSNTYNYHEPWQMWGQKIFNGSGCIISGNRILTNAHVIRDYTFIQVRRSGEAKRYTAEPEIIAHELDLAILKVKDESFFEGADPVEIGDLPQIKDKVTVYGFPEGGDKLSITEGVVSRIEHTKYFHSSAYLLTCQIDAAINSGNSGGPVIDKDNKIIGVAFQGFLDGRYDNIGYMIPAPVIKHFFEDIRDKKIDGTPEIGLSMQKMENPDMRRKYLMPDKQTGVLIIKVYPDSPAEGVLEPNDILLSIEGNNIENDGTIEFRQGERTYFGYLMQQKQINDLAEFKIFRNGKVKEVTIKLTKPIDYGRLVPSERYDQSPTYYIVGGLVFETLTLNYLMEYGSEKDWYINAPKELINLYLNGEPTEQQREIIVLVKVLADEINVGYHDFVDAIITSVNGVKVSTMDDLVKGFENNNGKYHVIEDIHGSKMVLDRNKIDENGKSILKKYNIALSKSKYLPH; encoded by the coding sequence ATGAAATGTTTTGGAATAAATATATTGATTATTGTTATAATTTCCATGTTCTGCAGCCCGGTTTCAGCTAAATCCAATGTCAAAGAGGCTGTAGTTAAGATTTATACTGTAAGCAACACCTATAACTATCATGAACCCTGGCAGATGTGGGGTCAGAAAATATTTAATGGTTCAGGATGTATAATAAGCGGTAACAGGATATTAACAAATGCGCATGTCATAAGAGATTATACTTTTATCCAGGTACGGCGTTCAGGTGAGGCTAAAAGATACACGGCAGAACCTGAAATAATTGCCCATGAATTGGATCTGGCAATTTTAAAAGTCAAAGACGAGTCATTTTTTGAGGGAGCAGACCCGGTTGAAATAGGGGATTTGCCGCAAATAAAAGATAAAGTTACAGTTTATGGTTTTCCTGAAGGCGGTGATAAATTGTCTATTACTGAAGGAGTGGTTTCCAGAATAGAGCATACCAAATATTTCCACAGCAGCGCTTATTTACTTACCTGCCAGATTGATGCTGCGATAAATTCAGGTAATAGCGGAGGACCTGTCATTGATAAAGACAATAAAATTATTGGTGTTGCCTTTCAAGGATTTCTTGACGGACGTTATGATAACATTGGGTATATGATTCCGGCTCCGGTGATTAAGCATTTTTTTGAAGATATCAGGGATAAAAAAATAGACGGAACTCCAGAAATCGGGTTATCGATGCAGAAAATGGAAAACCCGGATATGAGGCGTAAATATCTTATGCCTGATAAGCAAACAGGAGTTTTGATTATTAAAGTTTATCCCGATTCACCGGCAGAAGGCGTATTAGAGCCAAATGATATATTGCTTTCAATAGAAGGCAATAATATAGAAAATGACGGAACAATAGAATTCAGGCAGGGAGAAAGGACTTATTTCGGATATCTGATGCAACAAAAACAGATTAATGACCTGGCAGAATTTAAAATTTTTAGAAATGGAAAAGTAAAAGAAGTAACAATTAAACTCACAAAGCCAATTGATTATGGAAGACTGGTACCTTCGGAGAGATATGACCAGTCTCCAACCTATTATATTGTTGGAGGACTTGTATTTGAAACTCTGACATTAAACTACCTTATGGAATATGGAAGTGAAAAAGACTGGTATATAAATGCACCAAAAGAACTTATAAATTTATATCTTAACGGTGAACCGACCGAACAGCAAAGAGAGATCATAGTACTTGTCAAGGTTCTTGCCGATGAAATAAATGTGGGATATCACGATTTTGTTGATGCTATCATAACTTCGGTTAATGGAGTAAAAGTTTCAACAATGGATGATCTTGTTAAAGGCTTTGAAAATAATAATGGTAAATACCATGTTATTGAAGATATTCATGGTTCAAAGATGGTATTGGATCGAAATAAAATAGATGAAAATGGAAAAAGCATATTAAAAAAATATAATATTGCTTTAAGCAAATCAAAATATCTTCCACATTAA
- a CDS encoding protein phosphatase 2C domain-containing protein yields MKIEYILSKGSGTINEDTLVMETDIFGVFDGATSLDKAIFSGIKTGGMIASSTASAVFSKNHYPLLDLAKEANNAIHYEMKSHGVNVLARESLWSTSAAVVRIKDKRLEWIQTGDSFIILIYTDNSYKVLTKREDHDFETLSIWKKIAESSSLLIHETLKDQIQKTRCSMNRSYGVLNGEKEAEVFFKSGIESLKNVKEILIFTDGLDIPAQTPVKEKNFDILVELFLCLGLKGLKEHIREIEKKDPRCIKYPRFKCHDDIAAICIRPDMILQQFSGI; encoded by the coding sequence ATGAAAATAGAGTATATATTGTCAAAAGGCTCCGGCACAATCAATGAAGATACTCTTGTTATGGAAACAGATATTTTTGGTGTTTTTGACGGAGCTACGAGCCTCGACAAAGCAATTTTCAGCGGTATAAAAACCGGTGGAATGATAGCATCATCGACCGCCAGCGCTGTTTTTTCAAAAAATCACTACCCGCTTTTAGATCTGGCCAAAGAGGCGAACAATGCAATTCATTATGAAATGAAATCTCATGGTGTAAATGTTTTGGCAAGAGAAAGCCTATGGAGCACCAGCGCTGCTGTTGTAAGAATAAAGGATAAACGACTGGAATGGATTCAGACCGGTGATTCTTTTATTATCCTGATATACACGGATAATTCATACAAGGTTCTAACAAAACGTGAAGACCACGATTTTGAAACCCTTTCTATATGGAAAAAGATTGCCGAAAGCAGCTCGTTACTTATACATGAAACGCTAAAAGATCAGATACAAAAAACCAGATGCAGTATGAACAGATCCTATGGCGTGCTTAATGGCGAAAAAGAAGCCGAAGTTTTTTTTAAATCCGGTATTGAATCATTAAAGAATGTAAAAGAAATTCTAATTTTTACGGATGGGTTGGATATTCCTGCACAAACACCGGTAAAGGAAAAAAACTTTGATATTCTTGTTGAACTCTTTCTTTGCCTCGGCCTTAAAGGTTTAAAGGAACACATACGGGAAATTGAAAAAAAGGACCCAAGGTGTATAAAATATCCCAGGTTTAAGTGCCATGACGATATTGCAGCTATCTGCATCAGGCCTGATATGATCCTGCAACAATTTTCCGGAATATAA